A window of Osmerus mordax isolate fOsmMor3 chromosome 11, fOsmMor3.pri, whole genome shotgun sequence genomic DNA:
TGTTTCGACCCCTTCAACAGTGCATTAGATGAAATGATGCAAACCCTGCCACTGTTGCGTTGTGGGAACCTGGGAGGGTCTTTTCACAACAGAGTTGGACTGACAACTAGTCTGAACCACCAGGCTCGGCCCTGTAGctaacctcccctcctcccccatcctgatCTACCCTACAATCAGCTGCTCCGACAAGAGAGGACGTGGCAGtatgggtgtggggagggggaagaggggatgaAGAGTTCTAGCAGCAACATGAACCAAGTCTTCAACTACAGTTCAAAAACTCCATAACCTCCACTTCCCCTTTTGTGACTGCCAATAACCTATTATCATTCCTAAATCTAATGTAGCATTTTCCAGACGTGTACAGTTAGCAAACATTTAGCTCAAATCAAATATAATAGCAAGCTAGAGTGGTCTTTTCTAAACATATCATAAAATTGAAAACATTAAAATCAATAAATATGACAATTGGATACAAATCCTTAAGCATGTGAAATGGGATATGATGAAAGTTTTGAATAAGGTTGAGTCAGACCATAGAGGAGCACTAGGACCTAGCAGCAGTGGGATGTCTGCCCCATTTCCAGCTGCCTTTTCTGTGAGGGTAGGTCTAACTTCCTGAGAGAAAAACAAGGAACTCATTTAAATAGTCCAGGCCCATATTCCAGAAGTTTCTTTTCCAGGGTATATAGGGGCGTTGCAGTCTGCTATACTAGTGCTCAAGACAACAAACGTAAGTGGAGAAATCCAGTTGATCTGTGCAAGGTAAGGATATAAGCATAATGATTCTTTGTTTTGTAAAGGACATTGAGAGGGAAAAAAGCATGTTTTTTTCTCCACAAATAAAGGTATATTCATTAGTGGCACACTGCATTTGCAATAGGGCTCAGAATAGGTTTTGATTGTGCATGCTGTTTAACATTTTGCAAGGCATCATGACTTCAAAAAAGATTCTGCAGTACTTTTGTAATACATTGTTGACATTGTGCATACCGGTTATTATAAATACACAACAGAGATTTGAAGTGTACTCTGTTTTCTGAGTTACTTACGTTGTGCAATCACAGCTGTCTTTCATAATAACATTGATGCCTGCTGATGCATGTCACTACGTTATTGTACTGATGGTTACAGTAAATTCACGAGAGAACCAAAAAGAACATGAATTCCGttgttttgaaaagtatttgatCAAGGACAAAATTGTTGTAAATAGCTGGGCTTAATTCCAACACAATCGACTTTTGACTGAATCACATTCCATTGAAAACTTTGGGAATGGGTGGTGGAGCTCAAATTACTTTTATTATCTGGAAGTTAATTCTGGTCCACTGTGGCAAAGCTTATTGGATaacctttttttcccccagtgAAGGCCTCTAATCCACCAGTGAAGGCCTCTAACCAACAGTTGCATGATGCTGATGAACTGTGAAACTCAacaaaaaattattttatgtGAAACTTTTCCAATGGTCCTTGCAGCAAGGGCAGATAAAGCTAATTTAACTTTAAGAACTAAAACCAATGCATAGTTTCTCCATATGAGTGATTTTATGTTTTACTACCTGCTCTATGGAGATTACGTTATGCACCTCTTGTCTTTCAGAATGAAAATCGCAGACATCAGTATGAAAACAATTGAAGGTATACGATGTATATAAAATGATGCAAAGTTATAAATACCACAAGACTGAGCAGAGCTGCCAGTGTTCAGCTAATATCTTGTGGATGTTCATTTTTAGGGGATAGAGAAGCAGTCTTACAAACATGTAACAACAAGCTGGGGTCCAATTGAACTTCTAGTTGATAGGCTTATTCTGACGCTATATTTGTGTGCCTAGTTTGTCCACGTTGGCAGGATGATGCTCATTCTGCCTGTTGCTTAATATCCTTCACTAGCCTTAGCTAGCTCCAAGTATGGTTGCGTATGCATGgcattacataaaaaaaaatacaaaacggAATGCCTCAATATAGTGCCTCAATTCAGTataattatttatatttttagtaAACACAGAAGTCTATCTAGCTATCAAAGGCAGGCAGATGGAATTCAAAATCACAAAGTTTAGAGAAAATACTCAAATACATCGTTCTAGATGTTTCTACTTCATGTGGACAGCAACAGAGGGAGGTATCAAATTACTGGCCCCCGTCAGCACAGAGTGGAGAGGCTGTCAGCAGCACAAGAGAACTTCAGCTGCTGCCGACGTGGCAGCAAATATGGCTGCCACTACTCCACCAACCCTGCCTTACTTTTCTGCAACAGTTCAATCATCAACTGACAGACCTCAAAGTGACAATGTAGATCAAATGCATACCTATTTAGCAGTTAAAACATCGTTGTGGCTTTCCTCGTTGGTCAACAAACACATCCAAGTTGTGATACCAATGCATACATAGTAGCCACCGTCATTAACGTCAAACTCTTATGACCCTGTCTTCTTTCAGGCTTTGATAGCTTCTCTTGGAGACAGAAAGAATGTGGGTAAGGAATCTCATAGCTCTGAGCGTGCTGGCCCTGGCGGCCACTGGCGAAGACAAGAAGCTGAGCAGCCATGCTACCAAGCTGGCTGACAACAGCGCTGACCTGGCCTTCAGCCTCTACCACAACATGGCCAAGGAGAAACACGTGGAGAACATCCTCATCTCACCAGTGGTGGTGGCGTCCTCCTTGGGCATGGTGGCTCTCGGAGGCAAGGCCTCTACCGCGTCCCAGGTCAAGACTGTCCTAAGCGCAGACTCTATCAACGATGAGAGTCTTCACTCGGGCCTGTCGGAGCTGCTGACCGAGGTTAGCGACGCCAAGGTGCGCAACACAACCTGGAAGATCAACAACCGCCTCTACGGCCCCAGCTCGGTGTCCTTTGCTGAAGACTTTGTGAAGAACAGCAAGAAGCACTACAACTATGACCACTCAAAGATCAACCTCCGGGACAAGAGGAGTGCGGTGAACTCCATCAACGAGTGGGCAGCAAAGTCGACGAACGGCAAGCTACCGGAGATCACCCAGGAAGTGGAGAACGCAGATGGAGCCACGATCGTTAATGCTATGTTCTTTAAGCGTATGTAGAGTTCAGTATTCGCGAGACCTTATTTGTCAACAGCTTGTCATGTTTTGTGTTGAGAGTAGAAGTGATTAGTTACTAGGTATGAAATGATATGGAAGGTCTGGTATGATCAGGAAGTGAACACACTACTGTTCTGTATCTACAGCTCACTGGGAGGAGAAGTTCTATCACAAGATGGTGGACAACCGTGGCTTCCTGGTGACTCGCTCCTTCACTGTCTCCATTCCCATGATGCACCGCACAGGTACGTTTTGCCCAGCCTTTCAGAAAAGCTATTTTCACTAATTCATCAAACCTAACCAAATGCAAGCTTATACAATCGTCGGGTGATCATTTTTGCTCTTTACAGGTTTGTATAAATTCTATGACGACACTGTGAACAAGCTGTATATACTGAACATGCCCCTGGGCCAGAAGCAGTCGAGCATGGTGTTCATCATGCCCTACCATTTGGCGCCcctggagaagctggagaagctACTGACCAAGCAGCAGGTGGAGACCTGGATGagcaagatggaggagagggctgtggcCGTCTCCCTGCCCAAAGTCAGTGTGGAAGTCAGCCACAACCTCCAGGTAAAATACCAGTCATATCAAAGCTGTAGGTTTTTACATGACACTGAACATTGTCACTGATAGACGGAATGGCACTAAGACTTTCAGTAGTGCCGTGCTAATAGCTTTTCTCTAAGCCCGGTCACCAGTAGGCATTACAATGCATTTGAAAAGATTCTTCTACTTTCTAGAAACACCTTGGTGAGCTTGGTCTGACGGAAGCTGTGGACAAGGCCAAAGCCGATTTGTCCAACATTTCTGGAAAGAAAGACCTCTATCTCTCCAATGTGTTCCATGCGTCTGCCCTTGAGCTGGACATTGAGGGAAACCCCTTTGACACCAACATCTTTGCCTCTGAAAAGCTGAGGAACCCTAAGCTGTTTTACGCCGACCACCCATTCATCTTCCTGGTGAAGGACAACAAGACTAACTCCATTCTCTACATTGGCAGACTGGTGCGGCCCAAAGGCGACAAAATGCGGGACGAGCTTTAATTAATGGAATTGTTTGCAGTGGCTAGTTTGTGTTTTGTCATTggccgcgtttcccagattcgttaagaagctgttagcgttaagagcttcataacgaatctgggaaacgcggccATTGTTAGTGTAACAATGACTATTACCTCAGTAGCACAGTAACATTCCAACAGGTAATTTTGGAATTGAATATCATGGTCTACTGTTAGGGAAAAGGTGTATTTAAGTTTAAATGAAATGCTTTTTTGATCTAACAAATACCCCATTTTCAAGAAAATTACCACTGAATCTGCAGTATGTATGGCAAAACAAACAGCATGCTTATACTAAGAATGGTCTCAACAGTTatgcattttatttttgtttgttagaTTTGTTTTTGGGCTACTGCATGTGTGCATacataatctttaaatgtttgaagaaaataacatttctGCACATTTCTGGTGTTCTTTTTCAGGCTTCCACTTTTTTGCATCTCAAGTGCACTGAAATGTTTCTCTGGTTCAGTCAAGCATGTTAAAGAAAGTTTGTAAGTTTGACAAAGTTGTGTAGCTCAATTTGCCAAAAATTATGTGAAACCTGTTTACCTATTTTTGTACCTGTATTTGCCGCAAATCTGTTCAGCAAAATTATGTTTCCCTTTTTTCAATAAAAAGAAACAACTTTGTAATTTGGCTGTCAGATGTATTGTAGTTTACCGAAGATATCATTCATTGTACA
This region includes:
- the serpinh1b gene encoding serpin H1b, encoding MWVRNLIALSVLALAATGEDKKLSSHATKLADNSADLAFSLYHNMAKEKHVENILISPVVVASSLGMVALGGKASTASQVKTVLSADSINDESLHSGLSELLTEVSDAKVRNTTWKINNRLYGPSSVSFAEDFVKNSKKHYNYDHSKINLRDKRSAVNSINEWAAKSTNGKLPEITQEVENADGATIVNAMFFKPHWEEKFYHKMVDNRGFLVTRSFTVSIPMMHRTGLYKFYDDTVNKLYILNMPLGQKQSSMVFIMPYHLAPLEKLEKLLTKQQVETWMSKMEERAVAVSLPKVSVEVSHNLQKHLGELGLTEAVDKAKADLSNISGKKDLYLSNVFHASALELDIEGNPFDTNIFASEKLRNPKLFYADHPFIFLVKDNKTNSILYIGRLVRPKGDKMRDEL